One Myripristis murdjan chromosome 18, fMyrMur1.1, whole genome shotgun sequence DNA window includes the following coding sequences:
- the LOC115376657 gene encoding zinc finger protein 239-like isoform X2, translated as MSSSQEPYLCQQCGGSFASPSDLEKHFCEKKSSSVSAKKKPERLGTAEKPYRCEQCGKTFDQPSSLKVHQRVHTGEKPYTCEECGKRFGHSSHYRTHQRIHTGEKPYFCDQCGKSFTQSSNFRQHQHTHTGARPYSCRLCGKTFGNASNLREHLRIHSGVKPYRCDECGKSFSTSSHYKQHERIHTGEKPYVCGLCGKSFTQQGALSLHKRTHTGERPYWCDLCSKSYKHPGAFQEHQRVHTGEKPYWCDLCKRNFARSFQLKRHRCVQTEQSTSTVSTPHPIQPDPPGEIKQEQES; from the exons ATGAGTTCTTCACAGGAG CCTTACCTGTGTCAGCAGTGTGGGGGATCGTTTGCTTCCCCGTCCGACCTTGAGAAACACTTCTGTGAGAAAAAGTCCAGCAGCGTCTCCGCCAAGAAGAAACCAGAACGCCTTGGTACCGCGGAGAAACCGTATCGCTGCGAGCAGTGCGGGAAGACCTTCGACCAGCCGTCGTCCTTAAAGGTGCACCAGCGCGTTCACACCGGAGAGAAACCGTACACCTGCGAAGAGTGCGGGAAGCGTTTCGGCCACTCGAGTCACTACAGGACGCACCAGCGGATCCACACCGGAGAGAAACCGTACTTCTGCGACCAGTGCGGGAAGAGCTTCACCCAGTCCAGTAACTTCAGACAGCACCAGCACACTCACACCGGAGCCAGGCCGTACAGCTGCCGACTGTGCGGGAAGACGTTCGGCAACGCCAGCAACCTCAGAGAACACCTGCGAATCCACAGCGGGGTGAAGCCGTACCGCTGCGACGAGTGCGGGAAGAGCTTCAGCACCTCGAGTCACTACAAGCAGCACGAGCGCATCCACACCGGGGAGAAGCCGTACGTCTGCGGCCTGTGTGGAAAGAGCTTCACCCAGCAGGGCGCGCTCAGCTTGCACAAGCGAACGCACACCGGAGAGCGGCCGTACTGGTGCGACCTGTGCAGTAAGAGCTACAAACACCCGGGGGCGTTCCAGGAGCACCAGCGCGTCCACACCGGGGAGAAACCGTACTGGTGCGACCTGTGCAAGAGGAACTTCGCCCGGTCCTTCCAGCTCAAGAGGCACCGCTGCGTCCAAACTGAGCAGAGCACCTCCACCGTGTCCACCCCGCACCCC